The Ferrimicrobium sp. sequence GACCGCGATGGCCATCAGCATCGCCAAGAGACGATCAAAACCCGTTCCACCAAGACGGATCGCCGTCGCGCTCCCGATTTCTTCCCAAAGCCAGGTGCATACCTTGGTCGCCGCCTCAGAGAAGTATTTCGCGATCGCCGAAAATGCTGAACCAGCCAACGATTTCGCACCGGAGCTGAGCAAACTTCCAAGTGCCGTAAACGGATTAGGTATCGATGGCACCAGAGCTAGCCCTCGGTCCAGTTGTCAACCGACATGGCACCATACCCGTGGTGATATTCGGCACTTGCGAGGCCGAGTTCAAGCGAGAATGGTTTGCTGACCGCCTGATGGCTAGCTTGGCTGATGGTGAGAGTGCCTGTCACGTCCAGGGCCACCATGAGTGGGTCTGAGGGTTGCCAACCCGTTGCAAGAGCTGACGACCACTCCGGGTTGACCGACTCGCTCACATCTGAGACACTCCACACGACTCGATGTTTGGCATTCATCGACCATGTCGAGGCTGTAGGGATGGGTGACGGCTCACCAACAAGGTCGCCATAAAGCACCCGGGTCGAAGCAAGCGAAGGAGTCCCAGGCATGGAGTCTGGTGCAAGTTCCGATTGCGCCCACGAGAGCAGTGCAGAGCGAGTGTCTTTGGCAAAGTTGATATCGAGTAGCTCGTTAACAAAAGCCGTCGCATACGTGTCTGACCCCTGTCGAAGGGTATTCAAGATCGCGGGGAAGTTAGCGGAGACTGTCGGGGGAGGAAGTTTCAGCGCTTCCACTTGGATCCATTCAGCACCGTTGGCCTGATTCGCCTCAGCGATCTTGGCATTATCGGCCAGTTGTTGGGCTGATGTGTGCCCTTCCCCAGGTGGAGCGCTATAGCGCGGCGTCAACGTATGACTCGTTCCCCCGTTGTTTGCGATGGCACGGGTTCCCTTCTCGTTTCCGCCACGAGCCCCCAAAACGAAGATGATCGCTAGTACTGCGACGATGACTAGTCCACCGCCACCGATGAGCCATCCTCGAGTCGAGCGCGATCTCATTACAGCGCGTGCCCAGCACCGACGAAGAAGTTAACGAGAACATCAGCTCCTCCGACTAACAATGCGGCGATCAAGCTCGCGAGAACGCCTGTCTTGCCCCTCGAGGTATGGTTTGGATTACTGGAGTGGTGACCGAGTGCCCACACGATGGCGGAGACAATAACGCCAGCAACAGCGGCGACGAGGCCAACCGTCAATAGCGCACCGACGATGTTTTCCAACTCGGTGATGCCCGGAAGGCCCGACGTATTAGGGCTGATGTTGACCGCGAGGAGGTTAAGCATTGTTGTTCCCTTTCTGTCGAGGGTCCCACACTTCGGTCCCCACTACCCAAGAACCTGCCCGGCGGAAAACCGTCACAAATTAGGTTGTGGGATTCACAATGGCATCAAGACCCCCGGCAGTGAAGGCGGTCCAGGACTGAACCACAACCCCCATCTGCGGATCTACTGCCGACTCAACCAATCCATCACCGAGATAGATCCCGACATGACCAGGCAACCCTGGACCAGGGGCATCCGTACCAGGGACGAAGACAAGATCACCAGGTGCCATGGCACCAACAGCAACCATCTGGCCCTCGTTCATCTGATCAACCGTGTAGTGGTCGAGTGTCTCACCCGCCTGGGCCCACGCCATCATGGTGAGCCCTGAGCAGTCAAACGCATTCGGCCCCGCTGCTCCCCAAACGTAGCGATCTCCAAGTTTCGAAAGCGCATAGGTGATTGCAAGGCTCGCCTGAGGAGTGGTCCCAAGCGGGATCGCATAACCAGCGGGTAGTCCATCCGAGCTCGCCGCCCCCGTAACCCCTCCCGTGGGACCCGCACCACAACCAGCGACGGTGAAAGACCCGGTGACCTCCGCCAAC is a genomic window containing:
- a CDS encoding DUF6112 family protein, which codes for MLNLLAVNISPNTSGLPGITELENIVGALLTVGLVAAVAGVIVSAIVWALGHHSSNPNHTSRGKTGVLASLIAALLVGGADVLVNFFVGAGHAL